The Urocitellus parryii isolate mUroPar1 chromosome 6, mUroPar1.hap1, whole genome shotgun sequence genome includes a window with the following:
- the Fam209a gene encoding protein FAM209A, producing the protein MRTLRWFLFLPLCLSCGYAFMFSSLRDKAKEPQGKVPCGGHFRIRQNLPEHTQGWLGSKWLWLIFVVLLYVILKFRGDSEKNKEQTSTGLRGCQFRSPLKKHQNTSPSKDYAFHTLTQLEMDLVKFVSKVRNLKVTMATGGNIKLQSSEMPTDPHNNITIYEIWGEEESE; encoded by the exons ATGCGGACGCTGAGATGGTTCCTGTTCTTGCCTCTGTGCCTCTCCTGCGGCTACGCCTTTATGTTCTCTTCTCTGAGAGACAAAGCCAAAGAACCCCAGGGGAAGGTGCCTTGCGGAGGGCACTTCCGAATTAGACAGAATCTACCAGAGCACACCCAAGGCTGGCTTGGGAGCAAATGGCTCTggcttatttttgttgttttgctgtaTGTAATACTGAAGTTTCGAGGAGATAGTGAGAAGAATAAG GAGCAGACTTCTACTGGCCTCCGAGGCTGCCAGTTTCGCTCTCCActaaagaaacatcaaaatacttCCCCCAGCAAAGACTATGCATTCCATACCTTAACCCAACTTGAGATGGACCTTGTGAAGTTTGTGTCCAAGGTGCGGAATCTCAAAGTCACCATGGCAACTGGTGGTAACATCAAGCTGCAAAGCTCAGAGATGCCTACAGATCCACACAATAATATCACAATATATGAGATATGGGGAGAAGAAGAGTCTGAATGA